In the Heptranchias perlo isolate sHepPer1 chromosome 4, sHepPer1.hap1, whole genome shotgun sequence genome, catttggaaccgagatgaggagaaatttcttcacttagagggtggtgaacctgtggaaggcagtggaggccaagtcattagatgtattcaagaaggagatagatagatttctacatgctgaagggatgaagggatatggggaaaaagtggtaacatggtactgagttagacgatcagccatgatcattttgaatggcagagcaggcccgaagggcctaatggcctactcttgctcctgttttctatgtttctatgtttagttGCAGTAGTTTTTCTGGGTTCAGCATCATTTGATGCATTGGAACAAAATAAAGGAATGTTTTCAGATTATATTTTGAAGAGCTCGTCGCACAGCGGAACACCTCTGAGGCTAAGTAGCAGTTATCAGATTAAACCCTTTTCGCAAGTGGTGTGATGATGCCTTTAAATTAATAAATAAtacagtgccttgggatattttactacgttaaaggcgctatataaatgcaagttgttgttgtaaaggatTGGATTTGGAAAATTGTGTATGATCTTAACTTTTCCCCTATTTAATGTTGCCTATCAGGAGGAAGTCATTATCATATATATTTTATTATACCAGCTAATATGGTTTTATATAAGGTAAAGCTTATATCTGTGATCATCAATACATACTAAATTTGCCTGTATTGGTTACTCATGGGGATGAGTGATAGTGTGCGGAGACCATTGGGAAATAGACTATAATATTtgttaacaaacaaaataaactatttacaaaaaataattttcacaaGAAATGAAAAGTTGAAACCTTTacagctgcaattttttttatttgttttaagAGTTTCAGGATGACTATCACAAGTCCGTCACATAGACCATAAACCATACTAGGAATTACATGTAAATTACGTTTGCGTTATTCCACATTTGTGAGATGTTTAATAGACTACACATTTTACAATCTCACTTAAACAGAGTCCATGTGTGTAGAATATTCTATCAATAGATGTACAGTTTTCAGCAGAGGATGCTGATATCCTTTTTGGTGCAGCCGTAAGTGCAGCATTTGCTTGACATTCCTGGCGATCCATCTCTCTTCTTCCTGAAGGATCTGGCCCAGGGTAGATGTTGCATCAGTGACGATGCAAATGCGCGGTCTTTATTGCTGCCTCCCTCAATCTGGCGGATGTACTCACTGAAATCATCTGGTATCTGCTCATACTGGTTGTAGTAATCGTCGAACACTTGCTCTGCAAAAGATGGTTCAAGTTGCTGGTTCCTGTCATTGTCAAACATCCTCTGAATCTTCTTCATGTTGTCCATCTCCTTGAAGTAGTCCTTATCAGATGAAGTCTGGAAGGGATCTGGAACAGAAATAAAACTCCACCTGTCATCACTAATAGGTTATTGAAATTGCTTTTATTTTCCTTCCCTCTGTCCCGACTGCAGGAGGCTTTCACCTGCGCTCCTCTGTCTCGGGCAGAGGAATGTTCCAGCCTCTGGACTCTCAAAAGTCCTCTGCTTTAATGTACTCCACTGTATACTGACTGCGCGGATATAGTTGTTTAAGTATACATTGTTGCATACGTAGTCAGAGAAATAATTGACAACTATCCCGAGTGGGTAATCAATGTCTGGTCAATCAGTTGAACAGTTCTGCGCTGCAGTTGTGACAGAAAGTTGATTGAAGCACCAGTCAGTGGATCACCAATTCTAGAGGGGAGCGACCTCATGAGAGAACTTACCCATTCTGATGTGTTTAGGGAAACATTTTTGTCTATTGGCAGATTTGTTTTTCTCTAACTCTTGGActgttgctctctttctctcccgtcacccaccgcccccctcccccaccccaccctgccgATAGGAATTACATGTTTGTAATTTTTGATTTGTGAGTTTCTCTCCCCTGCTTGACAGCTggaaattctgctcttttgtcaaTACATTACGCACGGTCAAACTATTATTAATAGCTGTTTGCAGAATGGGATTCGGCCACTAGTCCTGGAATCAGTTCGTGCACTTCAGACTTCTGAATCTATACCAGAACCTTGTTTTGATTCATCGTTTTCCAATCCAGTTTGTTGTCTTTTCTTAGCCATCCCCTCCAAAAATAATTTCTCAAACCATTCATCTCTATCCTTATTTCCAGGATCCTGATCCGGAAAGAAGGTAAAACAGAAAATAACTTCGATAAGCTGAAGCCATCCCAGTGCTGTTTGATATCGGTGAAATGCTGATAATTACCAATAATAAATTTGCTAGGTCATACTCACTATGGGCCAGTGATTGCCTCATCTGACACCATCCTCCACATTCAAGGATGACATGCTGGAATTTTGTCAGGTCGATTATATTCTGTTGGCCTCCTTCGTCATGCATCTACTCAGGTATTCTACCAATAGCCTAATCTTAGACATGTTCTGCTGGcctgccaccccccacctccccccaacccccactccacccccagtGCTTCAAATGGGAATTGTTCGTGAAATAAATCAGTGGTTTACAAGTCAGTGGAAATATATAttgttttaaattaaaatctTTATGCTATTGACCTTCCTTTCCGATTGCTGCTTAGAATGACAGATGTCCCTTTAACTGTGTCATTGTACCACCTTTACACCTATGCAAGGCGGTTTTGGATACACAGCGCACTGAAACTGGAAGTATAACTCAGGAGTTGTGTTCCCCATCCAAGGCAGTATATCAAAGGCAACAGATATGAGACCATCTCCAGAAGGTAGTCTCACACCACTTGGGCTTCACACCaggtgcagtataactccagtgtAGTGTCAGGCTGAGTTTGACCAGTTCTCAGGCAGTGCACTCTATGGCTTCTTAAACTGAAATTTGAATCTTTGCAGTACTGGGAATGAATCAACATTCTCATCAGCCTTTCCTCTGCTGACATTAAAAGTACAACCAGTCAGCGAGCAGAATTCTGCATCTTCATGCCTGCGGGCACTGACTGGGCAGAGGCTCAGATGCAGCATAATTCAAGTTTTCCAGTTGTGCATCACACTTTACAGGTGCTGGTCTGTGAGCAGTACCTGAAGTATAGTCACATCTCTAAACAATAATTAGGGTCGGTAATTCGAAAAAGTTAATCAGAAAAGAGGTGGAAAGTGTGAAGTGTTTAAATAAATGATGTTCACACTAAACAAAAATAGCGCCCTAAAAGCACTGAGAGATTCCATTAAAATATGATCAGGACGTGTGGTGATGCCAGCATTTACCCAGGATATCTCCTCCATGATGGGAAGCCTTGCTTCATCACAGAGTCAGGCGATGGTCTAGCTCCAAATAAACAGTAACTGCTGGGTGAGACCTCCTCCAGGTGACTGCACCCAACTTTACCCACTCAGAGCTACAGATAAAAGAGTCATTGACACTGCTGGATAATCTGAAATAAGAAGAGAAAGTCCTGGAAATGAacatcaggtcagtcagcatccgaAAGACAGCGGTTCTCTCCTGAAAATAATGGTTCTGACAACGAGTCTCACGTTAACTTGTCCTTCAGATGATCACTGAGCTGctctgtatttccaacatttctacTCACCCTTGTCTGATGCTGACTGCAGTCCGCAGACGTTTTACATCATAACATATATTAATAATAATCTTATAATACACACGTTTCTCCCCTCAAGGTCTAAAAGAATGGCTGCTCCTCGCAAATAAAGTTGAAATGAACAATTTCTAATTTTAAAACAATCTTCATACCCACGGTGAACTTTTCGGAGTGAGCCTCTACATATAAATAGGAAGATGGATATTCCAGTTACAATAAACCTAATATGATCACTATATCCCTGGCTCAGTGAGAGCCTCCATCAATAACACTATAACCTCTCGATTTCTAACGCTGAACTTGGATTGTTTTTTGGACAGGGACACAGTAAAGGGAGTTTTTGAATACTCACCGTTTTGGTTATCAAGAAGCCTCTTCCAGCGAGAACCTCCACAAGCAAAGATCACGGCTCTGATGAACTCCCGGCCGCACAGTTTGATAC is a window encoding:
- the LOC137320608 gene encoding relaxin-3-like encodes the protein MKSLLCVLVINMFLTSFPTSVLSQSLKSGESGIKLCGREFIRAVIFACGGSRWKRLLDNQNDPFQTSSDKDYFKEMDNMKKIQRMFDNDRNQQLEPSFAEQVFDDYYNQYEQIPDDFSEYIRQIEGGSNKDRAFASSLMQHLPWARSFRKKRDGSPGMSSKCCTYGCTKKDISILC